In Thermosynechococcus sichuanensis E542, a single genomic region encodes these proteins:
- a CDS encoding AbrB family transcriptional regulator — protein MGRKQVEPLTGAALLEKYKQLGDLSHEEKAKACGYYTVTQSGKERISKLKFNKALLEALGMNLDSKSGRGGSRGGRSASYRITVQANGNLLIGSAYTKQMNLKPGDEFEITLGRKHIHLKQVSSNGQPTDDED, from the coding sequence ATGGGACGCAAACAAGTAGAACCCTTGACAGGTGCTGCTTTATTAGAGAAGTACAAACAACTGGGAGATCTCAGCCACGAGGAAAAAGCCAAGGCCTGTGGCTACTACACGGTTACCCAAAGTGGCAAGGAGCGCATCAGCAAACTGAAGTTTAATAAGGCACTGCTTGAAGCCTTGGGCATGAATCTTGACAGCAAGTCAGGACGTGGGGGCAGCCGAGGCGGCCGCAGTGCCAGTTATCGAATTACGGTGCAAGCCAACGGCAACTTGCTCATTGGTTCAGCCTATACCAAGCAAATGAATCTCAAGCCGGGGGATGAATTTGAAATTACCCTTGGCCGTAAGCACATTCACCTCAAACAAGTCAGTAGCAACGGTCAACCCACCGACGATGAAGATTAA
- a CDS encoding SDR family oxidoreductase codes for MTAPVLILGATSDMGRAIAQRFAAQGYPIQLAARQVSRLERDKADLAIRYGVPVSVHEFDVLAVETHAAFIQQLPMQPAIVICVVGFMPAQKVCEQDCSLALDVMRTNYEGPAVILSLFANLFEQRGFGTLVGISSVAGERGRASNYFYGSGKAGFTAFLSGLRQRLAKSGVQVLTVLPGYVNTRMTEGMKLPPLLTAEPKEVANAIFAAIEKKKDVIYVRPIWRWIMLLIRWIPEPLFKRLSL; via the coding sequence ATGACGGCGCCTGTGCTGATTTTGGGGGCGACTTCCGATATGGGGCGGGCGATCGCCCAGCGGTTTGCGGCTCAGGGCTATCCGATTCAATTGGCTGCGCGGCAGGTGAGCCGCCTAGAGCGAGATAAAGCGGATCTGGCAATACGCTACGGTGTGCCCGTCAGTGTCCATGAATTTGATGTTTTGGCGGTGGAGACCCATGCAGCCTTTATTCAGCAACTTCCTATGCAACCGGCGATTGTCATCTGCGTTGTCGGTTTCATGCCAGCGCAAAAAGTATGTGAGCAAGATTGCTCCCTTGCCCTTGATGTGATGCGCACGAATTATGAAGGTCCTGCTGTGATTTTGAGTCTATTTGCCAATCTGTTTGAGCAGCGGGGGTTTGGGACGTTAGTGGGGATTTCCTCTGTGGCCGGGGAACGGGGGCGGGCGAGTAACTACTTCTATGGTTCTGGGAAGGCGGGGTTTACGGCATTTTTATCGGGGTTGCGGCAGCGCCTTGCCAAATCGGGGGTGCAGGTCTTAACCGTTCTGCCGGGCTATGTGAATACACGCATGACCGAAGGGATGAAGTTACCTCCTCTCCTCACGGCGGAGCCAAAGGAAGTAGCCAATGCCATCTTTGCAGCCATAGAAAAAAAGAAGGACGTAATCTATGTGCGCCCCATTTGGCGCTGGATTATGCTGCTGATTCGCTGGATACCTGAACCCTTATTTAAGCGACTGTCTCTGTGA
- a CDS encoding SAM hydrolase/SAM-dependent halogenase family protein yields MARCITLLTDFGHQDVYVGVMKGVICRIHPQAQVIDLCHDIPPQDCRTASFQLLQAVPYFPPETVHLVVVDPGVGTSRRAIALDLGIGYCVGPDNGVFSQVCDRYPPRRVVELTQPQFWRTPNPSATFHGRDIFAPVAAHLAAGTDLTRLGAAIDPDSLVRLPHLTYEITPRGIQGWVQAIDHFGNVITTLPATLLAKGYQQIEIQGQRIPLVHTYGDAPRQHLVALVGSHGFIELAVNGGSAQLLLGCQNGDALWLV; encoded by the coding sequence ATGGCTCGCTGCATTACCCTGCTGACGGATTTTGGCCATCAGGATGTCTATGTCGGCGTAATGAAGGGGGTGATTTGCCGCATTCATCCCCAAGCGCAGGTGATTGATCTGTGCCATGACATTCCACCACAGGATTGCCGTACGGCCAGTTTTCAACTGCTGCAAGCGGTGCCCTACTTTCCCCCAGAAACGGTGCATCTCGTGGTGGTAGATCCGGGGGTGGGGACAAGTCGGCGGGCGATCGCCCTTGATTTGGGGATCGGCTATTGTGTGGGTCCCGATAATGGCGTCTTTAGTCAAGTGTGCGATCGCTATCCCCCTCGGCGAGTGGTTGAACTTACCCAGCCGCAGTTTTGGCGTACCCCCAACCCAAGTGCCACCTTCCATGGGCGGGATATTTTTGCCCCCGTGGCCGCCCATTTAGCGGCAGGAACAGATCTCACGCGCCTTGGTGCTGCAATTGACCCAGACAGTTTGGTACGCTTGCCCCATCTCACCTATGAGATTACTCCCCGCGGCATCCAAGGTTGGGTTCAAGCTATTGATCACTTTGGTAATGTGATCACCACACTCCCTGCAACCCTTTTAGCCAAGGGCTACCAGCAGATCGAAATTCAGGGGCAGCGGATTCCCCTCGTCCACACCTATGGCGATGCGCCACGCCAACACTTGGTTGCATTGGTAGGCAGTCATGGGTTTATTGAGCTGGCGGTGAATGGTGGCAGTGCCCAATTGCTCCTAGGCTGCCAGAATGGTGATGCCCTGTGGCTAGTTTGA
- a CDS encoding FAD-binding oxidoreductase — MSSPMAPRGSLKTLCGWGRYPVQTCHVYCPRSESEMIQLLKRGLPLIARGNGRAYGDSALNREATLQMRHFNRLLGFNPQTGQLIAEAGVLLAEILEIFVPRGWFPLVTPGTKFVTVGGMIAADVHGKNHHKEGSFVRSLDWLDLLTSEGQIYRCSPSENRDLFYWTVGGMGLTGVILRAAFRLRPIETAWIRQTIRIAKNLDEVIDLFEAAQDVTYSVAWIDCLASGSRLGRSVVMLGEHATREELPTKYRQRPLRTPQRRKISIPLDFPNGALNALTVGTFNQLYFLNSQRKAGQSFVDWDTFFYPLDSLLGWNRIYGRRGFVQFQCVLPLSTAREGLSALLHCTSAAGAGSFLAVLKKLGDQQGYFSFPMAGYTLALDFPMSQRTLKVLDQLEEITLQYGGRFYLAKDSHLTPLRLRQSDCRVETFVKVRNAQQWTVNFASEQSKRLRL, encoded by the coding sequence ATGTCTTCTCCCATGGCGCCTAGGGGTTCCCTCAAAACACTCTGCGGCTGGGGACGGTATCCGGTGCAGACCTGCCATGTCTATTGCCCTCGCTCAGAATCCGAGATGATCCAGCTTCTCAAGAGGGGTTTGCCGCTCATCGCTCGGGGAAATGGCCGTGCCTACGGAGATAGTGCCCTCAATCGGGAAGCAACGCTGCAAATGCGCCACTTCAATCGCCTATTGGGGTTTAATCCGCAAACGGGTCAGTTGATTGCTGAGGCAGGGGTGCTCCTAGCGGAGATTTTAGAGATTTTTGTGCCTCGCGGTTGGTTTCCCTTGGTTACCCCCGGTACAAAGTTCGTGACTGTGGGGGGCATGATTGCGGCTGATGTGCATGGCAAGAATCACCACAAAGAGGGCAGTTTTGTTCGTAGTTTGGACTGGCTGGATCTCCTAACCAGCGAGGGGCAAATTTATCGCTGCTCCCCTTCCGAAAATCGGGATTTGTTTTACTGGACAGTGGGGGGAATGGGCTTGACGGGGGTAATTCTCAGGGCAGCCTTTCGCTTGCGCCCCATTGAAACCGCTTGGATTCGCCAAACGATCCGCATCGCCAAGAATTTAGATGAGGTCATTGATCTCTTTGAGGCTGCTCAGGATGTGACCTACTCGGTGGCTTGGATTGATTGTCTGGCGAGTGGTTCTCGATTAGGGCGGTCTGTGGTCATGCTAGGGGAACACGCCACACGGGAGGAACTGCCAACCAAATATCGCCAAAGGCCACTGCGGACGCCGCAACGACGCAAAATCTCGATTCCACTAGATTTTCCCAATGGTGCTTTGAATGCATTGACTGTGGGTACCTTTAATCAACTGTATTTCCTCAATAGTCAACGCAAAGCGGGTCAGTCCTTTGTGGATTGGGATACTTTCTTCTATCCCCTCGATAGTTTATTGGGATGGAATCGCATCTATGGGCGGCGGGGTTTTGTCCAGTTCCAATGCGTCTTGCCTCTGAGCACTGCCCGCGAAGGTTTATCGGCGTTACTGCATTGCACGTCTGCCGCAGGAGCGGGGTCATTTCTGGCGGTCTTGAAGAAGTTGGGGGATCAGCAGGGTTATTTTTCATTTCCCATGGCGGGTTATACCTTGGCCTTGGACTTTCCGATGTCGCAACGCACCCTCAAGGTTTTGGATCAACTGGAGGAGATCACCCTACAGTATGGGGGGCGCTTTTACCTTGCCAAGGATAGCCATTTGACGCCCCTGCGCCTGCGCCAGTCCGATTGTCGGGTAGAAACGTTTGTCAAGGTCAGGAATGCCCAGCAGTGGACGGTGAACTTTGCTTCGGAACAGTCGAAGAGGTTACGTCTATGA
- a CDS encoding GtrA family protein, whose translation MTLKTLIIRYTAFAVIATFMNLFSQRVILLMGQSLPYFLAAVAVGTLVGLVVKYLLDKRWIFFDHKKGVHHYSRQFSLYAAMGIFTTAIFWGFETVFWLIWQSHFMREIGAIIGLAIGYVVKYHLDKRYVFSHGA comes from the coding sequence ATGACGTTAAAAACCCTCATTATTCGCTATACGGCTTTTGCTGTTATTGCCACCTTTATGAATCTTTTTTCCCAGCGAGTCATCCTATTGATGGGGCAGAGCCTGCCTTATTTTTTAGCCGCAGTAGCAGTGGGCACGCTTGTGGGTTTAGTCGTGAAATATCTACTGGATAAGCGTTGGATTTTCTTTGATCATAAAAAGGGTGTGCATCATTATAGCCGTCAATTTAGTCTGTATGCTGCGATGGGGATTTTCACAACGGCCATCTTTTGGGGATTTGAAACCGTATTTTGGTTGATTTGGCAAAGCCATTTCATGCGCGAAATTGGCGCCATCATTGGTTTAGCCATTGGTTATGTGGTGAAGTATCACTTGGATAAACGATATGTCTTCTCCCATGGCGCCTAG
- a CDS encoding Uma2 family endonuclease: MITSAIQPISAPQPVRFTVQDHHRLLELGFLREDDPIELIRGELVRMAAKETAHESCLRRLLRILPKIVGDRATLQCQSPITIALDSEPEPDVAIVKNREDDYASAHPTPADTLLVIEVAASSLECDRTVKLSLYAEAKIPHYWLFNVSDRMLEVYSEPAEITPEQFGYLSKRIVLAKGVVQLPQFPEQVLEIASIFPSGS, translated from the coding sequence ATGATCACTAGCGCTATCCAACCCATTTCAGCCCCCCAACCCGTGCGCTTTACGGTGCAGGACCATCACCGTTTACTGGAACTTGGGTTTCTGAGGGAAGATGACCCCATTGAGCTAATTCGGGGGGAACTGGTGCGAATGGCGGCCAAAGAAACAGCGCACGAAAGCTGTCTGCGGCGATTGTTGCGAATTTTACCGAAGATTGTGGGCGATCGCGCCACCCTTCAGTGCCAGTCGCCGATTACGATTGCCTTGGATAGTGAGCCAGAACCCGATGTGGCGATCGTCAAAAATCGAGAAGATGACTATGCCTCAGCCCATCCCACGCCGGCGGACACGCTCCTTGTGATAGAAGTGGCGGCTTCATCCCTAGAGTGCGATCGCACAGTGAAACTATCGCTTTATGCTGAAGCCAAGATTCCCCATTACTGGCTGTTCAATGTCAGCGATCGTATGCTGGAAGTCTATAGCGAACCTGCTGAAATTACACCGGAGCAGTTTGGGTATCTGAGCAAAAGAATTGTCCTGGCCAAGGGCGTTGTGCAACTGCCGCAGTTTCCGGAACAAGTGCTTGAGATTGCTTCCATTTTTCCAAGTGGTTCATAA
- a CDS encoding AAA family ATPase codes for MIPRQLVLRNFLSYRQATLSFAGLHLACICGANGAGKSSLLEAIAWALWGQSRASREDDVIYYGEMEAQVTFEFSVQGQTYRVVRLRRREQQTVLELQIQTAAGYTSLTGRSLRATQEKIIQILRLDYATFVNSAYLRQGRADEFMAKRPSERKQLLATLLGLDQYETLAEAARDRARDYKAQISVLEQRLQTLGEQLAQEPHLRAQQSAVSQQIQQQRQQLEQCQQRLQEQQATYHVHQLQQRDYNHLQQQRDTLATTIAHLEQQCQTLRQEQAAIADLEARAPLLKAAVNQWQRLKTAEAQLQQCFGDYQRLRQERDRHQQSLDQQRQDLLRTLHGLESQQQFLLEQCQQLEKLLKQEHQIVAALEELQRSRTQLQAQEELQQKVFPLLQAKQRLELERQQQEQRLRSRRDELQQLWRHLHQQVERQPALQEAVTLITAQIETLEKQRIYQNHVREKGLERRRFLEQLQARQREYERQISQLEQRLELLNQPGAICPLCQRPLDAQHYQAVVRRNAAEKEELLNQVWVIREQLAVTEREIQVLRREYLAVDYEISQLTQLFEQRGQLQQQLQSTQDLEPQLDRLAEEIQQIEGQLRNGHQETLAELQAIEAELARLNYDEKNLAIARGQVEKWRWAEAKEQELRQAQRQYRQIQQQLPALMAHQEELQRQLNALETISPVAQTLASIDQQLAALAYDPAQHAQIQAQLAALEPDYEAYQTLQRGRSRQPQLRQDLQHLEETLQQQREQLQRITDKLATLEDTARTASRLAAELNQRQQELLKQQQTLEANLAQHGKLTAELEQLHRLAQEYDQGQQTLAHLRHQYCLYCELAQALGKNGIPAMLIETVLPHLEAETNHILGRLSNHQLHVQFITQRSRRRSGADTKPIETLDILIADCQGTRPYESYSGGEAFRINFALRLALARLLAQRSGSDVQFLIIDEGFGTQDAQGCERLIAALNAIAPEFHCILAITHVPALKEAFQTRIEVTKTGGASQLNIIT; via the coding sequence ATGATTCCACGTCAACTGGTATTGCGCAATTTCCTCAGCTATCGCCAAGCCACTCTTTCCTTTGCAGGGTTACATCTGGCTTGTATTTGTGGTGCCAATGGGGCGGGTAAGTCGTCGCTCCTTGAGGCGATCGCTTGGGCACTGTGGGGGCAAAGCCGCGCTAGCCGTGAGGATGATGTGATCTACTACGGCGAAATGGAAGCCCAAGTGACGTTTGAGTTTAGCGTCCAAGGGCAGACCTATCGGGTGGTGCGGTTGCGGCGCCGCGAGCAACAGACGGTTTTGGAGTTACAGATTCAGACGGCGGCGGGCTATACCTCCCTAACGGGGCGATCGCTGCGAGCAACACAGGAAAAAATCATTCAAATTCTGCGCCTTGACTATGCCACATTTGTCAACAGTGCCTATCTGCGCCAAGGCCGTGCCGACGAATTTATGGCCAAACGCCCCAGCGAGCGCAAGCAACTCTTGGCAACCCTTTTAGGACTAGACCAATACGAAACCCTCGCGGAAGCAGCCCGCGATCGCGCCCGTGACTACAAAGCCCAAATCAGTGTTCTTGAACAACGCCTCCAAACCCTAGGGGAGCAACTCGCCCAAGAACCCCACCTACGCGCCCAACAATCAGCCGTGAGCCAGCAGATTCAACAGCAACGGCAGCAGCTCGAGCAGTGTCAACAACGGCTTCAGGAGCAACAGGCCACCTACCACGTCCATCAACTGCAACAGCGGGACTACAACCATCTGCAACAGCAGCGAGACACCTTGGCGACAACAATCGCCCATCTAGAGCAGCAGTGCCAAACCCTCCGCCAAGAACAGGCAGCCATTGCGGATTTGGAAGCCCGTGCCCCCCTCTTGAAAGCCGCCGTCAACCAATGGCAGCGCCTGAAAACTGCCGAGGCTCAATTGCAGCAGTGCTTTGGTGACTATCAACGGCTGCGCCAAGAGCGCGATCGCCACCAGCAAAGCCTTGACCAACAGCGCCAAGACCTCCTGCGTACTCTGCATGGGTTGGAGAGCCAGCAGCAATTTCTTCTGGAACAATGCCAGCAGTTGGAAAAGCTCCTCAAGCAAGAACATCAGATTGTTGCTGCCCTTGAAGAGTTACAGCGATCGCGCACTCAGCTCCAAGCCCAAGAAGAACTTCAGCAAAAAGTCTTTCCCCTCCTGCAAGCCAAACAGCGCCTTGAACTGGAACGGCAACAGCAGGAGCAACGCCTCCGCAGCCGGCGCGATGAATTGCAACAGTTGTGGCGGCATCTCCATCAACAGGTGGAACGGCAACCCGCTCTCCAAGAAGCGGTGACACTGATTACCGCCCAGATTGAAACCCTTGAAAAACAGCGCATCTATCAAAACCACGTGCGGGAAAAGGGACTGGAGCGCCGCCGCTTCCTTGAGCAACTACAAGCCCGCCAGCGGGAGTATGAGCGGCAAATTAGTCAACTGGAGCAGCGCTTAGAACTGCTGAATCAGCCGGGAGCCATTTGTCCCCTCTGTCAACGTCCCCTCGATGCCCAGCACTATCAAGCAGTTGTGCGTCGCAATGCGGCGGAAAAGGAGGAACTCCTGAATCAGGTGTGGGTGATTCGCGAGCAACTGGCAGTCACCGAGCGGGAAATTCAAGTTCTACGGCGGGAATATCTAGCGGTGGACTATGAGATCTCGCAACTGACGCAACTTTTTGAGCAGCGGGGGCAACTTCAGCAACAACTTCAGAGCACCCAAGATTTAGAACCGCAACTGGATCGCTTGGCCGAGGAAATCCAGCAGATTGAGGGACAGCTCAGAAACGGCCATCAAGAAACCCTTGCAGAACTGCAAGCAATTGAGGCAGAACTGGCACGCTTGAACTATGACGAAAAAAATCTGGCGATCGCCCGAGGGCAAGTGGAAAAATGGCGTTGGGCCGAAGCCAAAGAACAGGAACTCCGCCAAGCGCAGCGACAATACCGCCAGATTCAGCAGCAACTGCCAGCCCTGATGGCACACCAGGAAGAACTGCAACGGCAACTCAATGCCCTCGAAACGATTTCCCCTGTGGCACAAACGCTGGCCAGCATTGATCAGCAGTTGGCAGCCTTAGCCTACGATCCGGCGCAGCATGCCCAAATTCAAGCACAACTGGCTGCATTAGAACCGGACTATGAGGCCTATCAGACCCTGCAACGGGGGCGATCGCGCCAACCCCAACTCCGCCAAGACCTCCAACACCTAGAGGAAACGCTTCAGCAACAACGGGAACAACTGCAACGCATTACTGACAAACTCGCTACCCTTGAGGACACGGCTCGCACTGCCAGCCGCCTTGCTGCTGAGCTGAATCAACGTCAACAGGAACTCCTGAAGCAGCAGCAGACCCTCGAGGCCAACCTAGCCCAGCATGGCAAACTCACCGCTGAATTAGAGCAACTGCATCGCCTAGCCCAAGAATACGACCAGGGCCAGCAAACCCTCGCCCACCTCCGCCATCAATACTGCCTCTACTGCGAGCTAGCCCAAGCCCTAGGCAAAAATGGCATTCCCGCCATGCTCATTGAAACCGTCCTCCCCCATCTAGAGGCAGAAACCAACCATATCCTCGGTCGCCTCAGCAACCATCAACTCCATGTGCAGTTCATTACCCAGCGCAGTCGCCGCCGCAGTGGAGCCGATACCAAGCCCATTGAAACCCTCGATATTCTTATTGCCGATTGTCAAGGCACCCGTCCCTACGAAAGTTATTCGGGGGGTGAGGCCTTTCGCATTAACTTTGCGTTGCGTTTAGCTTTGGCCCGACTGCTGGCACAGCGATCGGGGAGTGATGTTCAGTTTCTAATTATTGATGAGGGATTTGGTACCCAAGATGCCCAGGGCTGTGAACGGCTGATTGCCGCCCTAAACGCGATCGCCCCGGAATTTCACTGCATTTTGGCCATTACCCACGTCCCTGCCCTCAAGGAAGCCTTTCAAACCCGCATTGAAGTCACCAAAACAGGGGGAGCCTCCCAGCTCAACATCATTACCTAG
- a CDS encoding protoglobin domain-containing protein, whose amino-acid sequence MAIDPNAFMATMVRRVQLTDADKAALTEAAAWGKEIAPAMAEIFYDYLGRDEEMNTILNAVEGRVHRLRQTFVDWFAEMFTGMDNWGKSYAERRWKIGLIHVRVGIGPQHVVPAMAVVVNAVRQKLRQDSKSEALGDALGKICMIDLAFIEQAYFEVSSQAVLQETGWTQALFQRLIATGAASM is encoded by the coding sequence ATGGCGATTGATCCTAACGCCTTCATGGCAACAATGGTGCGCCGCGTGCAACTTACCGACGCCGATAAGGCAGCTCTCACGGAAGCGGCTGCTTGGGGAAAGGAGATTGCCCCAGCAATGGCAGAAATTTTCTACGACTACCTTGGACGCGATGAGGAGATGAACACCATTCTCAATGCCGTCGAAGGTCGAGTGCACCGCCTGCGGCAAACCTTTGTGGATTGGTTTGCTGAAATGTTTACCGGCATGGATAACTGGGGCAAAAGCTATGCCGAGCGCCGCTGGAAAATTGGTCTGATTCACGTGCGCGTTGGCATTGGCCCGCAGCATGTGGTGCCGGCAATGGCCGTTGTAGTGAATGCCGTGCGCCAAAAACTCCGTCAAGATAGCAAATCCGAAGCCCTCGGCGATGCCCTCGGCAAAATTTGCATGATTGACCTTGCCTTTATTGAGCAAGCCTACTTCGAGGTGTCCTCCCAAGCCGTGCTTCAGGAAACCGGTTGGACACAGGCTCTGTTCCAGCGCCTTATTGCTACCGGTGCCGCTTCCATGTAA
- a CDS encoding UbiA family prenyltransferase: protein MNGLYLVVDLDQTLLKTDILFECFWFSWRQAPQTWLSIHSWKLATLKRHLATTCQLDVATLPYNPEVIQYIQTWKAAGGKAALATATDQLLAEKVATHLGLFDAVYGSNGQVNLKGTTKAQFLLEQFGEKQFIYIGDSEADLPVWAVAAKAITVNAPLWLRKKVEQLNPHVEHLGSAKRSIQPYLQEIRPHQWVKNSLVFVPMLAGHQFNLPTFGISLVAAVAFSLTASSVYVLNDLLDLQADRAHPRKRHRPFAAGNIPLAHGMGLILILLSVGMAIATTISWSFLGMLLAYYGLTTAYSFYLKRRIIIDICTLAGLYTIRIFAGAVATGISLSVWLLAFSIFFFFCLATVKRQAELVDHRHRKQLKASGRGYHIDDLPIISMMAIGAGYVSILVLALYINSPQVQLLYTRPQVLWGICGVLLYWITRTIMLTHRGLMHYDPIVYAIKDRQSQICFLICLVCFILGGIL from the coding sequence ATGAACGGGTTGTATCTTGTGGTTGATTTAGACCAGACGCTGCTGAAAACAGACATTCTGTTTGAATGTTTTTGGTTTTCTTGGCGCCAAGCTCCCCAAACGTGGCTCAGCATCCATTCTTGGAAGCTAGCAACCCTTAAACGCCACTTGGCAACCACCTGCCAACTAGATGTTGCCACATTGCCCTACAATCCTGAAGTCATCCAATACATTCAAACTTGGAAAGCAGCAGGGGGCAAAGCTGCCCTAGCCACGGCCACGGATCAACTGTTGGCCGAAAAAGTTGCCACTCACTTGGGTCTTTTTGATGCGGTCTATGGTTCCAATGGCCAAGTCAACCTCAAGGGAACAACCAAAGCGCAGTTTTTGCTTGAGCAGTTTGGAGAAAAGCAGTTCATCTACATAGGGGATTCTGAGGCTGATTTACCTGTATGGGCAGTGGCAGCTAAGGCAATTACGGTCAATGCGCCACTATGGCTACGCAAAAAAGTTGAGCAACTCAATCCCCATGTGGAACACCTAGGGAGCGCAAAACGCAGCATTCAGCCCTATTTGCAGGAAATTCGTCCCCATCAGTGGGTGAAAAATAGTTTGGTGTTTGTGCCCATGCTGGCGGGGCATCAGTTCAATTTGCCCACCTTCGGAATTTCGCTGGTGGCAGCGGTTGCCTTTAGTCTCACGGCGTCCAGTGTCTATGTCTTAAATGATCTTTTGGATTTGCAGGCGGATCGCGCCCATCCCCGAAAGCGTCATCGCCCTTTTGCAGCGGGGAATATTCCCCTTGCCCATGGAATGGGGCTGATTTTGATTCTCCTCAGTGTGGGGATGGCGATCGCCACCACCATTAGTTGGTCATTTCTGGGCATGCTGCTGGCCTATTATGGTCTCACAACTGCCTACTCCTTTTACTTAAAGCGGCGGATTATCATTGACATTTGTACGCTGGCGGGTCTTTACACCATTCGCATCTTTGCAGGCGCCGTTGCCACAGGAATTTCCCTCAGTGTCTGGCTGTTGGCCTTCTCCATCTTTTTCTTCTTTTGCCTCGCAACAGTCAAGCGGCAAGCAGAACTAGTGGATCATCGTCACCGCAAACAACTCAAGGCTAGTGGCCGAGGCTACCACATTGACGATTTGCCGATTATTAGCATGATGGCCATTGGGGCGGGTTATGTCTCCATTCTCGTGCTGGCGCTCTATATCAACTCTCCCCAAGTACAGCTTCTTTACACAAGACCACAGGTGCTCTGGGGCATTTGCGGTGTGCTTTTATATTGGATTACCCGCACCATTATGCTGACCCACCGAGGTTTGATGCACTATGATCCGATTGTTTATGCAATTAAAGATCGGCAAAGTCAAATCTGTTTCTTGATTTGTCTGGTTTGCTTTATTTTAGGTGGGATTTTATGA
- a CDS encoding vWA domain-containing protein: MTVELIAKLSDPIVSAGQGTQRQLELTLTAQRQQQQRAPLNLCLILDHSGSMAGVPLATVKRAAQSLVDRLLPSDRLSVVVFDHKAEVLVPNQWVEDKAAIKAQIDELEPSGGTAIDLGMKLALTELAKAKQGTISQAFLLTDGENEHGDNQRCLELAKLAAEYNITFNTLGFGVHWNQDVLEQIADAGGGRLMFIEYAEQAIACFQSLFSHISSVDYTNAHVLLTLSEAAHLGNFKPVNQVAPDTIELTYESPNPHEYVIRVGDVSATVKRTLLITLSTQPLPAGSHLIGFVQVRYDDPVQQATGLFSERIPLTLTAEPEHIPQVDPEVQQSILTLEKYRKTKLAETKLQSGDTAGAATFLQSAAKTALQLGDTEAAKVLEASAQELQQQSTLSESALKRTRIASKTVLSNPPSN, encoded by the coding sequence ATGACGGTTGAACTTATCGCCAAACTCAGCGATCCCATTGTCAGCGCTGGACAGGGGACACAGCGGCAATTAGAACTGACATTAACCGCCCAACGGCAACAACAGCAGCGCGCTCCTCTCAATCTCTGCCTGATTTTGGATCACAGTGGCTCAATGGCCGGTGTTCCCTTAGCAACGGTCAAACGAGCGGCTCAGTCGTTGGTGGATCGGTTACTGCCGAGCGATCGCCTGAGTGTCGTGGTCTTTGATCACAAAGCTGAGGTGTTAGTGCCCAATCAATGGGTTGAGGACAAAGCCGCAATTAAAGCCCAAATTGACGAACTGGAGCCGAGTGGCGGTACCGCCATTGATTTGGGGATGAAACTGGCGCTGACGGAGTTGGCTAAAGCTAAACAGGGAACGATTTCCCAAGCCTTTTTGCTCACCGATGGCGAGAATGAGCATGGCGATAACCAACGCTGCCTTGAACTGGCCAAGCTAGCGGCGGAGTACAACATTACGTTTAATACCTTGGGGTTTGGCGTTCACTGGAATCAGGATGTCCTTGAGCAAATTGCCGATGCGGGTGGCGGGCGGCTGATGTTCATTGAGTACGCTGAACAGGCGATCGCCTGTTTTCAATCGCTCTTTAGCCACATCAGTAGCGTGGACTACACCAATGCCCATGTCCTGCTGACCCTGAGTGAGGCGGCGCACCTAGGGAACTTCAAACCAGTGAACCAAGTGGCTCCCGACACGATTGAACTCACCTACGAAAGCCCCAACCCCCACGAGTATGTGATTCGTGTTGGCGATGTTTCCGCTACCGTCAAACGCACCCTCCTGATCACCCTCAGTACCCAACCCTTGCCAGCGGGGTCTCACTTGATTGGTTTTGTCCAAGTCCGCTACGATGATCCCGTGCAGCAGGCCACAGGTCTTTTCTCTGAGAGGATTCCCCTGACGCTGACAGCAGAACCAGAGCACATCCCCCAAGTGGATCCAGAGGTACAGCAGAGCATTCTCACCCTCGAAAAATACCGCAAAACCAAACTGGCGGAAACGAAGCTGCAATCGGGGGACACCGCTGGTGCTGCCACCTTTCTTCAAAGTGCGGCCAAAACTGCTTTGCAACTGGGGGATACAGAAGCAGCAAAAGTCCTTGAAGCCTCTGCTCAAGAGCTACAGCAACAATCTACCCTCAGTGAATCAGCCCTCAAGCGCACGCGCATTGCCTCAAAAACCGTCCTGAGCAATCCCCCCTCAAACTAG